A segment of the Aureliella helgolandensis genome:
ATGTGAGAACACAAATGCCGTATGCTTTGACCATCGGAGGTGTCTCCATTCTCTTTGGAACATTACCCGCCGGCTTCGGCTGGAGCAGCTGGCTCCTGCTTCCCGCCGGTATGATTTCAATCGTCGTCGTGCTGCGTTTGCTCGGTACCTCGACGAAATCGGCAGCCTACTAATCCTGCGTTGCCACAGACGGACTTCAAAGCGACGCCTCAGAAACATCGCCGTGAAAAAGCCGCCCTAAGGCCACCTTGATGTTGCGCGTCCTGCAATTGTTCAAAGAGGGCCGGCTCGAACGCGTCGAGGGAGAGCCAGCGGTGCCGCAGTCAGAAGAGTTGAGCTGCTGAAAAGACGTGAATCGAGGCGGGCCAACACAACACCAGGCGACTCCCCCCCAGGGACAATGACTCCCCACTTGGAAGTCCATTCACTGATGTGAAACTCATCTCCTCGCACGGTTAACGGAATAGCTCGGGAAACCGAGTCGCTCTTTCTCCGACAAAAAGGCTCAGCCATCAAGGGTCGCGTTTAACCGCTTGCCTCCTCGGCCATACGCCACCGTTGCGTCCCATACCAAACCAGAACGCCAGGAGACTCCCAACAAAAATTAGAAATTGAGATAATGGACGGAGCTGATGCAGATGCATCAGGAAATACCCAAGGCTCTTGTCCTTGATGAAGGGCGCGTATTGCCATTCTGCGAAGACCCCGGCAATTGCACCAATGAAGGCACACGCGACACCCAGCATCAATGACCGGTGACGCGAAAGACTCCCACAACCGATGCCAGCGAGAGCACCGGGGAGCACCATTGCGTAAAAGCCCTGCCGGGTGAACGCATGAAAAAGGAAACACCCAAGACAGGCGCCGGCGATGCCCCCCAGGACACCCAAGACGATATCGCGGGGTGGTACAGACTGATGCATGGTATTGGAAAACATCGATGAAGGAGCAACCTCTCGCGCGACGTTTGGTGGGCAGCGTTTGCCAACGTTCCAGTCAACGTTGGGCCTCCGCGAGTAGCGGCAGACGCCATGCATCTCCTCTGAACACGCACCACCGTTACTGCGTTCAACCCAATCATCCGACGCATCCACGGTTTTGCCTGGGCGTCCAGATTGAGCATTACCCTTCCAGTATAGCAGGAACATTGGTGGGAAACGGTGAGGCACAGGGTAGGGAAATCCCGGCGGAGTGACGTCACCAGTGCCCCAGCCACGAAAGCCTCGGTGCAACAACGGGTGAATCCCCCCAGCATGCAGATAGGCCGTAATGAGCTAGGCGGAGTGCCGCTTGAGTGGAAGCACTTGAGACGCCGCCGGGGTGCCGGGGAGCGGCTATTTCGGCCTTCACGCCGGTCTCGGAATTCGCTACTGTCGACTTGAGACATTCTTGAAAAACAACAGCAATTTGACTGGCGTTAGAATTTTGATGGCAGCTGAATGGGCCTAGCCCAATGCTTGCATTGAAAATCGTTAGTAAGAGGAGTGGTCGGATGATCGGTGCTTTAGACGTTAGTACGAGTGCGTTAGTCGCACAGCGCACACGACTCAACACAATCTCAGGCAACATTGCCAACATTTCAACGCTACAAGACGAGAATGGCGATGCGAAGCCCTACCAGCCGCGTTACACCATTTTCCAAACCGATGAAAACATGGTCGCAACTGGCAATGCGCCGGGCGTGAAAGTCTCCTCGGTAGAAATCGATGACAAAGAGCCCCTGTATCGCTATCAACCCGACCATCCCTTGGCTGTCAAAGAGGGAAAGTGGAAAGGCTACGTGGCCTATCCCAACATCAACATGAACGAACAATTCGT
Coding sequences within it:
- the flgC gene encoding flagellar basal body rod protein FlgC translates to MIGALDVSTSALVAQRTRLNTISGNIANISTLQDENGDAKPYQPRYTIFQTDENMVATGNAPGVKVSSVEIDDKEPLYRYQPDHPLAVKEGKWKGYVAYPNINMNEQFVDALEATRSYEANIGVMEISKSLGSQSLSILA